The Euwallacea fornicatus isolate EFF26 chromosome 14, ASM4011564v1, whole genome shotgun sequence nucleotide sequence GGTTCACGGTATTTGCGGTTTAGGTCGAGAATTTAGGGAGTCTTGGGAATTCCTTTCGAGCCACATTGCTCAGGTAATCATCGCGCGAAGGCGCCCTTTAAACATTTACCACGGAAAATAAAGTCACCTGGGTTTCGCCACTAAAATTTGTATGTGTGTGCGCTTTAAAGCCCGACTTTACGACTCTATGTGTCAAGGATAGAGCGGAAGTTTAGATTATGAAATAGCTGGGTTATGGGCGATTTGTCCTGTAAGACTTAGACACTCCTTAGTGGTCAGTGATGAAGATGAAAGCGTGAATTATAAACCTTAGGAAGAAATTGCTGAaccattattaataaaagtcGTAGGTCTCTGAGTAACGATGTACGGAggtcaataaatatttcagcCTCCCATCACTTCACGCACAATATGCAGAGTGTGCATCCGATATACATACACATTGCATGCACAGTATGCATTCAGTGTACTCATTGCATGTAGAGCACGAATAACATACAAAACATATCTGCGGGTACCGATTTTCAGTCGTTTCAGAATACAGAGTCTtaagaaaactttttaattcgcGAAATATGACCTCGTGGAATCTACGTAGTTGGCCGTCATTGGGAGTGACCCCAAAGGTAAATACCTGTCAACTCCGaaagcatttaaaaatattgatttcgTCAGCGTTGTGtgcttaattaaatttgcaaaccGTCATATGATCTTCCACGCATCCCCATGTCTTTTTGGCAACAAGAGAATCCAATCCCGTTGCTCTTTCATGTCTTCCCAAACCAGTTTCTAATTACCAAATGAAATTGAGTTCTAATTTCTCGTTAGGCTTAAAAGGCCTTCGCCATGCATTCTAGCAGGTAAAGCGTGTGGCTGGCCGAGTAACCTAGCTCTAAACATATCACGAATTTACCCCTGGCAAACTGGGAAAGGATTTATTTATAAGCTTTTGCGTTGCTCGTTAAAATTTATGAGCGTAACAGATTTGATCTTCGATTCTACGCATAgatgattattaaaatattccttgggaaattaataaaatgttattttcaaacTATGCCCCGGAGGAATAGAGCCCTGCAAGTGTGATTTCTTCCTCTGACGTCATGCTGGATGCTGCAGAGAGACGTGTAACGATCGTGTTTTGGCGACGCCCTCCATAGCTGAACTTCTCCAGCGCCAGAGCTCAGCTTTTGCGGATATTTGTACAATTTTAGTACAAATTTTAGTTTGGCGAATTGTACTTTATCGAATTTgccgatttttaaaatcctaCCAAATGGATTTTCGATGACATGTTCCAGCCCCATTTAGACATTTCTTAGCCGCATTGGTCTTTCTTGACGCGAATGTGTCGTAAATGTACTGTAGTTGATATCACCCTAGTACATTTCCTCGTTTTTGTACAATGATCAAGGCCTTATGTGTTGTTTTTATATAACCAAATGCAACCCTGGCAACGCGTTAGTCTGAAGAGTTTCTCCGTGTAAACCTGTTGTCAGTGTTGTCGTCGAAACTTGTTACATGTTGTGCAGCTTATGGCTTAACTGCACcagttttccaaaataatttcaataacaGCGGAATTACGAAAATGTCCGTATTTTTCTTATGAACAGTCAGAGTGATCGCGACCTCGTAACTTGCTTTGTCCCCAGCGGAAAGTGACTCCCAACACATCCGCCTCAACTCTCCATTATGGCAGTGTTGGAAATAGTAACCCGTAAACGGACCCACCCTCCGTCgacttttataatattttttctattcgtTGCTTTCTTTTTGTTCATCGGCTGCGTGTTCCTTATGATGGGCTTTTTTGTTTACCAATATTTCTTCTCCGAGAGGCCCCTGGAGCTTTACGGCTTCAAGAAAAGGTCGCTTGGTTGGTAAGAAATCATAGCTCGCCCGTATTTCCTTAATAAAGTTGGCTGCTGGAAATGTTTTAGCATGTTTAATGAAAAGGGGTGTAACCTTGAGGGGTTGCTAGTTGATTAAATTGTGTTATAGCCTCTTAGAtacttttgtattttaaaaatatcctcagttaataattttagctTTTGCGCGCTTTGCTATCCGTTACTGCATGGTTTAACAATTGATGAAAGGTTGTAGTGGTATCCAGATGTGAAGAATTTCTTGGAGAAATCATATCATTtggtttgaaatttaattgttttaccatatttcaagcttcaaagagCAATTTGACTTCTCTATCTCATAGCATTTCCGATATTCTACTGATACGGCTCAAATATTTGACACAGTTGctgcaaatttcatttatgaaCGAAGATAGGAGAATGTATTTTTCACAAAGTATTGTTATTTGCACTCTTTGAGGTATGTGATTGATGAAAAATGGTACATCGATCTTTCAGGAATAACACACGCTGTTAaagtatgaaataaatatgtcaggtctgcatttcaaaaaaacaaatttggtatcaGCGTCTTGAACGCCAAATGTCTCCTAGCTATAATAAGCAAATGTTCGAATTTCATAACCTTTTTTCGATTCGATTGAAAATTGATCGACTTTGTATCTATCGTAAAATGTAAGTTTTGGGACAGTGGCACTTCCCCATCTGAAGAATTTCATAACCATTACCCTCTTATCGACAGCGATAGTAAACGCACTTGAGAGGATGATCGTggcaaatgagaaaattggaaatcgtTTCCAGTTAAGCTGCAAGTTACAAAATCTACGAAATGGCCTGAAAATATGCTCGATTTTGGCTTACATTTACCTGATAAAACTCAAACCATTATCTATGCTGAAGTTATCTCTTGTATGAAATAGAACGTTTGACAAATTCCATTTTAGAGAAAATGGAATTTCGTCtggattgtttaaaataactttataaaaaaagttttcaaacgtTTACAATTAGTTGGACCTGCGATCATCTCGGCGTCTGCCCTACCACCATCTTAAGATATTACTAAGCCCACTAAAAATTCGACTTTTAAACTAGGAATtcgaaatgattaaaaatagctTCTCGTGTAAAAACAATGCTATTTCGATAAATTTATTCTTGTTTCCGAAATGTTGAGTGGGATACCGAGAATCCCGAGACAACCTACACAGCATTTGGTTTGCACAACGTTTTCGACAAAGTGCAGCGGCTAAGTTTTGCGCATATCGACTGATGTATGTCGTGCCGCGTTGTCGCTTTTAAATTGTGACCAGTGATTTCGGTGCAAGTTGTTCCTTGAAACAGTAGTAATCAGATTGTTCTTTATTGTgagatattcatttttatgtAACAATAGCTCTGATTTATGCATGTTCTCTGCCACTACTGCGGCAGCTTATTAGTAGAAACATTTCCGAAACTAATGGAAAACAAATACTACAGATATTGAAGCATTAAACACTGCCATCAAACCGTCGCTTTGACGCGCCTTTGTTGCTCTACCATTAACATCGAAAGTATAAACGATGAACGCTGGAGTTGGTTTTCTTGTGAAAACTTTCACCCCTGGAGGGCGGCGACGCCGCCGTTGCGAGAAACAACAACCGAAACTGGAACTGCCCGATCCCAATCAAAGCCACCCTGACGTTGTCCCCTACTGGGACACCGCGGTCCCCATTACTCCACCCGCCATGTTCCTCCCCCCTGGATATAAGAAAGGCACCTCGTTTAGGAAAACGAAGGGTAAGACTTACCAAAGTCGTGTCAATTACCTTGCTATGGAAGAGTGTTGATGTCTGATGAGATACCGTGCACGCTAGTCTGGCTGAAATCAGTCTACAGAAACAAAACTGAGAGTTAACGTTATAGATTTGTGAATTGTTATTATATGCTAAATGGCACTTTACTAAAGTGGTTTATTTATAGCTGTTAAGTATGTTTCATTTGCTCAATTCAAGGCAGTATCGGGTTATTATTGTACGCTTTGTTAGAATTTTCTGACTTGATTTAATAGCCTGCAGAGAGTAAACCTTTTGAAGAATAAACGTTAGGGTTTGTTTCGAAATCTACGAGTAAATTAAGCAAACCTTATGTATTTCTGACAGTTTGGATAAGtgaattaatttgtttcagAGCCCAAAAAAGATAAGACTGATGGAAGCCATGCTCAGAACGGCGCCATGTCCCCTAACGGAGAGGGTCCCTTGCATCTCTCACAACCCTCGCACTATCAATCGGGAGATGATTCACGGAAGCCCGAAAGGCCCAGTTCCTTGGGTCATGGCAAGCTCACAAGGAGGTTGTTATGTTACCATAGCGAACAATGtaagtaaattaaattggcAAAGTTTTATCAGGATTATTACATTTCGCAATCGTTTCACAGTTGCTGAAGGTTCTCAAATCGGTCCACCTGGATCAACGCCCCCGGCTCAAGAGAAACAGCCGCATGGTATCCCGTGTGCACCTCCCTCGCTGCCTCCTGGCGTGGGACATGGTCAGTTTATTCTGTGCGAATTACCAGAACCCCCCATCCCTTTGTCGGAGATAGGGCCAATCCCACCACCGCCCATGTTCAGTTCGCCTAGTCCTCAACCTAGAAGACCTCCTAGTCCCTTGCCGAATCCCGGCGACTACGACTATGATGGTAAGTTGAATTTGGTTCAGACAACTTCCAGTGCTGATAAACTTTTACGCAGATAACGAGGAAGACGATGATTACGACATCGAATGTGAAGAAGAAAATACGTGCATATTTCTAATGGCGCAACCAGATCCTGCGATCGACACGAGTAGAATCGATGAAATTCCTGCAAAGGAACCGCGGTTGAATGCGGTACCACTGAAATCGgctttaaagaaaaagaatagtGGTGGATCGACGCCTCAGGATACTCCTACTCAGGAGAATAGGCCGCTGGGAATGAGGCAACAGGAGTTTAATTCCAGTTTTAAGtgagttttccttttttcaacacttgaaattttcaaattttttaaaagttacttTATCAACACTTTACTGCGTAATGTAGTTCTTGGTTATCTATATTTGATCTTTATTACCCCTGAATGTGATCAACGTTTTTGTCTAACCTTTATTTCTGTTTTGTTTTCAACGCAGAAGGCCACTGATGCGGCCTAGGATTAAATTCTGGTAAATATGTCGTGTTGTTTAGcgtttttatcattatttgtCATTGTCATTCTATGTCGGCAGTTTAATGGGAAAGCGAGAGGGAAAGTAAGTTAAATGTTAAATTCAGTTTTGAGGGAGGCCCAAGAGTAATGATTGATTTCATAATTAATGTGCAAATTGggtttcaaatttcataattcgaggtacagggtgtttaaaataGAGGAAAAGATCCGATATTGTTGTGATTTATAGTGACACTTTCAATGACGGAATCGTCTAAAAGCATTCGTTAAATGAATGACTACTTCAGGTGCTTGATGATCGTATCTCCTCTAATGAAGATTTGCGAGCGCAAGAGTGAACAGTGATTGAGATTACACTTTCCTACATACatttttggttacattttgaagaaaaaagcgAATTTGGTTTCTAATATgcaatgaaatattttgaatttaactgGGCATGGACCCAATTGATTTGCGATTACTATTGCATTTATTACCTTTTTATCGAATTGCTCCTTTACGGTACTCgcacaaaataaatagtaataacaaataattatgatCATTAACATTCCTATTAATGTTCCTATTATTTCTTCATGCGTTATGCACAATTAAAACACATTTGTGGATTCGTTTGCCTACTTAACAAATCAATCTTGACTTACCAACTTTGAACCAACCCAAACTAATTTTTCTCACTATTCTACCTTAggaatttagttctgagtTTGCGGTTTAAGCTTAACTCTTGTTCAGCATATATTATTCGGAATATGCCATACAAAAGTTTACGGCTTCCTTATGACTTTCAGTCGATAGTTACACTGGGTTTCAACGATATTTCTTATTCACTAATCTGTGATATTAAGCTGAAATGTGGATAACCTCATCATCTACTCCattcgaaaattaattttactgtTTACTCAACTGTTAATTGTAACTTTATTGAAATCTTAATGGTGCCAATCTCCAAAGATGCTGTTTGATCTCTTTATATTCCGCAATCTTAAAACATCACACGTGGTTGTCATGGAAATGTTCAGTTATAAATTCGAATCAGCTATGGTGCGTAATAATATTACATAATAGTATGAAGGTTCATTACATGAAAATTGCCTTTATGTGCTGATTTTTTACACTGTTTATTCTAACATCGGTGTAGAAAAAAGTTAGTATGCCCTTACACCTTTCCTTCAAACTTCATGTTAATATCACAAtacactttgaaaaaataaactaattagAAATATTGTTCACACCCACTACAACTTGTTCTAGCATTAtggacatttttaataaaatcagtttttaacCCTctcaatttggaatttttgttaCAGAAAGAGCGATCTTacttattaatgtttttttccagTTCCAAACCCAAATTCATCTTGGGGCTTCCGTCGACAACggaaaacaaagaaaacacTCGGCCCCACGCGGTCATCAGGGAGGATGATACCGATTCGGATTCCAACGATGGACCAATCCCATATCGGGACAACGAGGGCAACATTTCCGATGAAAACCGTTTGGCCATGAAAATTGCGCGAAAAGAGAGTTTATCTCTGAAGTTGTCTTTGAGGCCGGACAGACAGGAATTAATTAATAGGTGCGTGATTAATTCTGAAAATGAATCTTTACTGCGTGATTTAACTAAGAATGGAATATTATGTTGATCTACATCAATTTTCaggaatattttacaaattcaatCAGAGAATGAAAGGCAAAGTGAGAAAGAAGCAATTGGTGCCAGACTAATTAGAAGGCTTAGTATGCGGCCCACCCAAGAGGAGTTAGAGgacagaaatattttaaaaagtaagtaGTTTTAAACCATTATTTTAGGATAAAAAACGAATGataatggtgtttttttaGAACAAAGCCCAGCTgaagagaaaaaacaaaaagaagagaaaaagcGGTTTCTTCTGCGTAAGCTCAGTTTTAGACCCACAGTCGAAGAGCTCAAAGAAAAGAAGATTATTCGATTTAACGACTACATAGAAGTCACGCAGGCGCATGATTACGATAGAAGAGCGGACAAACCTTGGACAAGGTAAGTCGCGTGCCAGCATATAAaggaattgaattgaaaattttactttaaaaggTTGACTCCAAAAGACAAGGCAGCCATTAGGAAGGAACTAAACGAATTCAAGAGTTCCGAGATGGATGTACATGAAGATAGTCGCCATCTCACTAGGTAAGTGCCTATCTTATTCCTGACTCCGTCTTAATTAACATTAACCCAATAACTTACATATTTCCAGCGGATTTGTTTTGCCAGTAAAAGAATTAATCATATCGTGACATTATGTgttattttcagattttacaAAGTAAAGACTAAAATTGTCCATAGGCCGGGAGTGGTGGTTAGGGCTCGGGCACCACTTAAGCCCAATTTTAAGAATAACATGTTTTATGTAATAGGATAGcgttaattttctaatttaaagcATCTCTTCGACCCAAAGGTGTATGTAAGTAATTCGCATATGACTTTTCTCCTTTTGTGCCGGTTGCCAGTTCGCTCACCGATTTGTTTCGATGCTTCTTCATTCCTTTGTGTTATTTGTTTAAGTAAGATCTTTAAAAAGTGTTTATAGTCAGCAATTTTTAAGGTTCTTAAATCACCATCGAAACGCACTGCTTCGAGAGGTAAAAGGTATTTGAAACCACTCTCCAATTATAATGAGTATTTCTTGCAATTAAAATCATATCATATTTGtcttattttagtttttgataCTAACTTCTTGTAAATGCATACACGTCAGCTTATAGACAATTTTAGTAGTCATTTACTTACGGATCTTTTTGGAaaacttatttgtttaaaGTAGGTttccatttaataataattattattcgcacatcatgattgtttcaaattatttaataatgctTCAATATCATAATTTAGTCATccctttggatttttttttatctctgcAGAAAACCGTATTAGGTCCAGTTATGATTCTTCACGGAGGGTTAGGAAAAGTTCcattataaatatacagggtgtcccaaaattATGTAGCCAAAGTTAAAAAGGGAAATCTTCCATAAGAAAGAACACTTCTTTGCTATATGaaccatattttaaaaaatctttgtggctaatatacagagtggtaaaatatcgcattaaaaaaaaaattatgtcacaGCTAAATcggttaaaattttgtatgtacACTATTCATTAGAATCTGTTTGACTAcgatttataatttgaatCGAAATCTATACTAACTCACTTTATTTAGATAGAATACCCAGTATGTTATGGAACTCATTGTAGatcctcaaaattttaattttttcactacATATTACGAGGACATCAAATCATCAACACCACATGTTTGCTTTGTTATTTCTTCTTAACTAACATTTctattgtttttgattttgaatttattcatcaacattaattttgtttttcagatTCCATAGGCCTTGACGATTGCAAGGCTGAACTTTAgaagaaaaccaaatttctgtGATGGGAGTAGCtgtagattttattaatttcccaGTGAGCGCTTAAGGAGCGCCATGCTGATTATACGACGTTTTTATGAAGATACATTTAACTAATTGTAAACTAGGTTTTAAACGTTACACAACATGTGTAAATAagtgtaataattattgtttttgtacaTAAGTAATTTTGTATTACTCAAGAAACCGTTTCTATTGATAGTAGCTGATAGGTAATGAGCTAATTATCAATTCTCGGTCCACGACTTACGCGCAGACcgaacataataataataatattaattcacAAGTAGGAACGTGTTTTGTAAATAAGCTAGATTACAAACAAATTACtgttgaaaaatcaataaatacaTCACGATCGTGCAATAAATGGGGGGTTAAGTTCTTATCTAGGAAACTTTCGTTCAACTTCTCTTGGTATATGCCACCTTAGTAGCACTACTTTATATTGTGATGACAATattcaaacaattttctttgctTTATAACCGCTCCGGTATAAATGCATTAAGGAAGATGGAAAAGTTTAGTCATTTAGAAAATAAGTAGAAATGTTTTAATCTTTCACCTTCAAAGttaattagtatttttataCTGCTTACAAAAGGACGTATTAATATCAACTTTATGTCACAAACATCCGGATTGGGTGCTTTTGGATTTTGCATTCGCATAAAGCAAatcgaaatacagggtgatctaCGTAGTCCGTTTGTTAGAAAGTTTTGGATTTTCTGAAGTTTTATTCATATGCGCGTTGGCACATAACATTGTATTATACAGTTTCCGTCGCTTTAGCAAATTATGCACTAATTCAATATGGCAAAGCTACataatcataatttttaatagttgAGCCCTTAGTAGACAGTGTAATTTATCGTTATAAATAAGTTGCGACGATCTTTTTACCATGATTggcgcaaaaaaattgaagactGTTGTGTTTCAGGAgacgttaaaaatataaaatatagttTGGTTTTAATCTGATTTGTGCTCCTTTAAAATTATACCGAATTATTTCACTAACTCAGAGTGGACTTAGAATTATAACATTTTATCAACTTCCTcattaatatgatttattataaaagGTATCCCTTAAATTCCTTCAGCAAGTGATTGCTTAGgtgattttatgaaaaaaattcatatgaaCATGGGTGGCCAACAGTTCGTTTCTCACATATTGCgtgttgaattttcatttgaaatttgaaattttctttcaaaactgCTTCAAGTTTTTAGATAGtaaattgaaatgttacatACACACTACTGTTGAGAAGtaaccaaaattaaaaaattgttcaaatctATAGGGGGACCCTCTTTCTGGAGTTTTCTATGAACTTTCTAACAAACGAGGGAACGTGAATCGCTctgtattattttctttttaaatattattcctATGTATTCGGCTTGTATTaagattttattacaaaaaactgttttaatacTTTCGTTGTCCATCGAATCGTCTAATCTTATTCCCCGTTACAATCTCAGTAGGTACCTAACAAAGTTAACCTTAATGGGAAACCTATATGTATAATAGGCATTTTCATATCGATACACGTTCGTAATGCTTTAAAAATTCTGCGATAGAATAGTATTTCGATTTGTGAAGTGACATCGTATAATGTGAAGAtgatattttacaaataattgCAAACTTGTAAAATATACCTCCTAGAagttcgaaataaaaattgcttccTGGAATAAAACCATGATCTATGATGTAACTTTTACTACTTTGTACTCGTACTCAATCAATTTATActgtttaaaaatgaatgtcTTCCAAATAAATAAGACATTTAAACAGATCAACACTGTGTTTATAtcttatatttgttatttgcaAAACATTATAGTCTTCTACGCGCACTTGTTCTGCGTGAATTGCGTTGCGAATCACCTTATACAatataatgcaaaaaaacCTCCCATACGAAAAATCCTCCGAAGACTGTTATGCAAAACAATCTGTTTTTCCCTTccagaaaatgtaaatagtactttatcctttaaaattctcaattttaattgttttatttaagaaatcttTTGACTAGCTATGCACTATTCACTATAGGACCCCcgcatttataaaaataaaacgctGCTGGCTAGTAATTATGTAGTATTATATTACGtgcgataaaaaaatcaatctgTTGTATATA carries:
- the LOC136343252 gene encoding phosphatase and actin regulator 2-like isoform X3, which codes for MSVRFSGVFVVPGEKPMTMHEKAQNHPPTKVKNVAIVAPTRSNSLDYLNFEERRQLIASSLSLSDFLSVGKEAKEIKEIKDAGVTAVIVEGNGVNRKCKGRKLRYKKAKKQNGSALRTNSLGSGVRTPPSERKGKFSLGKLLRPWKWKRKRKSDKLEAVSRTLERKISVRANREELVSKGILLPESPLSPPKSEPGDSIPSSFYPPTHGITSTTSAHGDGYQLQPSSLPPNIASPQQPVPQHPALPPPYPTPPPGASPLLPSLNHHQLLQQQLMQNLHFAAARDSNSGSPPSEPKKDKTDGSHAQNGAMSPNGEGPLHLSQPSHYQSGDDSRKPERPSSLGHGKLTRRLLCYHSEQFAEGSQIGPPGSTPPAQEKQPHGIPCAPPSLPPGVGHGQFILCELPEPPIPLSEIGPIPPPPMFSSPSPQPRRPPSPLPNPGDYDYDDNEEDDDYDIECEEENTCIFLMAQPDPAIDTSRIDEIPAKEPRLNAVPLKSALKKKNSGGSTPQDTPTQENRPLGMRQQEFNSSFNSKPKFILGLPSTTENKENTRPHAVIREDDTDSDSNDGPIPYRDNEGNISDENRLAMKIARKESLSLKLSLRPDRQELINRNILQIQSENERQSEKEAIGARLIRRLSMRPTQEELEDRNILKKQSPAEEKKQKEEKKRFLLRKLSFRPTVEELKEKKIIRFNDYIEVTQAHDYDRRADKPWTRLTPKDKAAIRKELNEFKSSEMDVHEDSRHLTRFYKVKTKIVHRPGVVVRARAPLKPNFKNNMFYVIG